A genomic window from Fusarium falciforme chromosome 2, complete sequence includes:
- a CDS encoding NACHT domain-containing protein translates to MKFLAHFYTLAGSGKTIMMSHIIESMSYHSPDDEYEPVHAFVYCNFRNPDTQDLVNIMGAILGQICTQMRYFPQELQSSFQKGTEQGWGQPPTVDMISKVIKVLSTKRRAYLFIDGIDEVEDPKTLAEILVSLPNSSSRINVLVSSRNDVAIQRALSNVPRVSLEHHVSEIDQDIERYVAKRLSGDQDLAWLSANVQSLVSSSLLSKSKGSFQWASCQLHSLCQCRTIRDIKKSLKRLPQGLSETYAKLLLRTCPTDVALVKKIMTWLAFSCVPLTLPQLWEALAIEKGENTIDDESRLRSPQDILLLGNSLIAVSPDGHVALSHLSVRDYLVSTEIRSNPKTAVFALDPRVSHRELAQDCLTYLLLSDLSSGPSNTEQEYLSRLVHFPLLQYATKYWFYHARSAVVDDELRDLTMNFFAPEARDNFMSWVQDLNADSPFKWNVYPRHATSLYYAASLGLDEAVESLLGSTSLEEINAPGSRFGGTAIHAAAIRGHVSIIKQFVAAGGDAGKADLNKVTPLHSAASRGSVETIKVLLEHGAPKEAKDGMDGKTPADWARLSGHVDVARLIETFSEEIGPEKERQGSKGKGRKRHELRAAFRHIFRLHTSHN, encoded by the exons ATGAAGTTTCTCGCTCACTTTTACACTCTAGCGGGTTCTGGCAAAACAATCATGAT GAGTCACATCATTGAGTCGATGAGTTACCACTCTCCTGACGATGAGTATGAACCGGTTCATGCCTTCGTGTACTGCAATTTCCGCAACCCCGATACACAGGACCTAGTAAACATTATGGGAGCCATCCTAGGCCAGATCTGCACCCAAATGAGGTACTTCCCTCAAGAACTGCAGAGTTCATTCCAGAAAGGTACAGAGCAAGGTTGGGGCCAACCACCTACCGTCGACATGATATCCAAGGTGATCAAGGTGCTATCGACAAAACGACGGGCTTATCTCTTCATTGACGGCattgatgaggttgaggatcCCAAAACTCTTGCAGAGATCCTAGTTTCATTGCCAAACTCGTCATCCAGGATCAACGTCCTAGTTTCAAGCCGAAACGACGTTGCAATTCAGCGGGCCCTGTCGAATGTTCCGCGTGTGTCTCTCGAGCATCATGTTTCGGAAATCGACCAAGACATCGAACGATATGTTGCAAAAAGGCTGAGCGGCGACCAAGACTTAGCATGGTTATCAGCAAATGTCCAAAGCCTTGTttcatcttctttgttgTCAAAGTCGAAGGGAAG CTTTCAATGGGCATCGTGTCAGCTCCACTCTCTCTGCCAATGCCGCACAATTAGGGATATCAAAAAGTCCCTGAAGAGATTACCACAGGGTCTAAGCGAGACATACGCAAAGCTCCTTCTGCGTACATGCCCCACGGATGTTGCGCTTGTGAAGAAGATCATGACATGGCTCGCCTTTTCTTGTGTCCCTCTCACCCTTCCCCAACTGTGGGAAGCACTCGCAATTGAGAAAGGGGAAAACACGATTGATGATGAGTCTCGACTACGAAGTCCTCAAGATATTCTACTCCTCGGTAACAGTCTGATCGCCGTCTCACCAGATGGTCACGTTGCACTGTCTCATCTTTCTGTTCGGGACTACCTTGTGTCCACCGAAATTAGGAGCAACCCGAAAACGGCGGTCTTTGCTCTTGATCCTAGAGTAAGTCACAGGGAGCTAGCTCAAGATTGTCTCACCTATCTGCTGCTCTCTGACCTATCTTCTGGACCGTCAAACACGGAACAGGAGTACTTGTCTAGGCTGGTGCACTTCCCACTGCTTCAATACGCTACCAAATACTGGTTCTACCATGCTCGCAGCGCGGTAGTTGACGATGAGCTTCGAGACCTGACCATGAACTTCTTTGCACCGGAGGCAAGGGACAACTTCATGTCCTGGGTTCAAGACTTGAACGCAGATTCGCCATTCAAATGGAACGTCTACCCCAGACATGCAACATCGCTTTACTATGCTGCCTCGCTGGGACTTGATGAGGCAGTTGAGTCTCTACTTGGATCCACAAGTCTAGAAGAGATTAATGCTCCCGGAAGTCGATTTGGGGGTACAGCCATTCATGCCGCAGCTATTCGGGGACATGTTTCAATCATCAAGCAGTTTGTTGCTGCAGGGGGTGATGCAGGTAAGGCAGACCTCAACAAGGTAACCCCTCTGCATAGCGCTGCAAGTCGAGGCAGCGTGGAAACCATCAAGGTCTTGTTGGAGCATGGAGCCCCAAAAGAAGCCAAGGACGGCATGGATGGAAAGACGCCTGCTGATTGGGCTAGACTAAGTGGTCATGTGGACGTGGCGAGGCTGATTGAAACATTTTCTGAAGAGATTGGTCCGGAAAAAGAGCGCCAGGGCAGTaaaggaaaaggaaggaAAAGGCACGAACTGCGAGCTGCCTTCAGACACATTTTCAGACTCCATACCTCACACAATTGA
- a CDS encoding JmjC domain-containing protein: MANKGTGMPMSQGTTTSCGPSPAISTLCPLPSNPSSTDPELPFSRSIKRPSHEPNVSTDYNSEVQDHPEVVTDGERETNARLTSRYVDPEDHPAYKELQTRIHQSRNDQDRWKACVIFHERYKILKELLGKLGEEIEEKRRQLEEAEASRGDKESNLDALVLLGTSFMRLECERFGQVLRSYNEARHKRPRSSDYSEQRDLQASGQEWSDFFDNHTKASRDLQKCEKALDCIGKTWGDDKIRYYGWATKTWATCRVLQRAAKAVPTWEEAGIKLNRLRNYRDRVCPFEEACISLGNHMVGDEEYGLALPADGNRRQRRKSSMADATTQTDPMLGEEFNLAKARDLSSSSQGAELSRYCNNFQDSEEFKRRALEELNEVGDKSCWGAESSSSCSHYLSRSCCPAVEPSNGQLDAYFSTLDEAKGLVDRMTPAVPIFTRRSNASGWKPNLRPIVDYLTRMKTVRTKKRYVQKYSLEMAGESFTKVTQWEVMSHFLREDGADGLDLWNALELENHLEQRHVPEFLTNSNCNLLVEMRKRAGEKRVVKKGRKAKKVEDPPEKDPLHFALIADGGMNTYPHTDSHGYSTFLTVQEGELIFGWLSGPDDDTWNEWARNPRYFGGGRWCFVVMKPGDSVYLPSGTPHYVVRRKGTQTFILGGHVLQWSNLHGWASLLRRQIDNPTTTNEHMASETVRRYVEIAGGLVAEAMKSGDDRLEYLGGIEAAEQTRQVLKDLQEMIENKKTQTET; encoded by the exons ATGGCTAATAAGGGAACAGGCATGCCCATGTCTCAAGGCACTA CGACTAGCTGCGGCCCATCACCGGCAATCTCCACGCTTTGCCCACTACCTTCCAACCCATCATCCACCGATCCCGAACTGCCGTTCTCACGCTCGATCAAGAGGCCGAGTCACGAGCCGAACGTTTCGACTGATTATAATTCCGAGGTTCAAGACCATCCAGAGGTTGTTACCGATGGTGAAAGGGAGACGAACGCACGACTGACCAGTCGCTACGTTGACCCCGAGGATCATCCAGCCTACAAGGAACTCCAAACGAGGATTCACCAATCACGCAATGATCAAGATCGCTGGAAAGCATGCGTGATCTTTCACGAACGATACAAGATTCTCAAAGAACTTTTAGGCAAGCTGGGTGAAGAGATCGAGGAAAAGAGGCGACagctggaggaggccgaggccagtCGCGGCGATAAAGAATCCAACCTTGACGCCCTTGTCTTGCTCGGGACATCTTTCATGCGACTAGAATGCGAGCGCTTTGGCCAGGTCCTACGATCTTACAATGAGGCCAGACACAAACGACCAAGGAGCTCCGATTACTCCGAGCAGCGCGATTTGCAGGCCTCAGGCCAAGAATGGAGCGACTTCTTTGACAATCACACCAAAGCTTCTCGAGATCTTCAAAAGTGCGAGAAGGCACTTGATTGTATTGGTAAAACATGGGGGGACGATAAGATCCGGTACTACGGCTGGGCCACCAAGACTTGGGCAACGTGCCGGGTGCTTCAAAGAGCCGCAAAGGCTGTCCCTACTTGGGAGGAAGCTGGGATTAAGCTGAACAGGCTGAGGAACTACCGCGACCGAG TGTGCCCCTTTGAAGAAGCCTGTATCTCACTGGGCAACCACATGGTTGGTGACGAGGAATACGGCCTGGCCCTGCCGGCGGACGGAAACCGTCGCCAACGGCGCAAGAGCTCAATGGCCGACGCGACCACCCAAACTGACCCAATGCTGGGGGAGGAGTTTAACTTGGCAAAGGCGAGAGACCTGAGCAGCTCATCACAGGGTGCTGAGCTGAGCAGATATTGTAACAACTTCCAGGACAGTGAAGAGTTCAAGAGACGGGCCCTTGAAGAACTCAACGAAGTGGGCGACAAATCGTGTTGGGGGGCTGAGAGCAGCAGTTCCTGCAGTCATTACCTTTCCCGCAGCTGTTGTCCAGCCGTTGAGCCCAGCAATGGCCAACTGGATGCCTATTTCAGCACATTGGATGAGGCAAAAGGATTGGTCGACAGAATGACTCCAGCTGTGCCCATCTTCACGCGACGCAGCAACGCGAGTGGGTGGAAGCCCAACTTACGCCCCATCGTGGATTATCTCACTCGGATGAAGACGGTTCGGACGAAGAAACGATATGTCCAAAAGTATTCTCTTGAGATGGCAGGAGAGTCTTTCACAAAGGTTACTCAATGGGAAGTTATGAGTCACTTTTTGAGGGAAGATGGTGCTGATGGCCTCGATCTGTGGAATGCTTTGGAGTTGGAGAACCACCTTGAACAACGCCACGTGCCAGAGTTTTTGACGAACAGCAACTGCAACCTCCTTGTTGAGATGAGAAAACGtgcaggagagaagagagtggTGAAGAAAGGGAGAAAGGCAAAAAAGGTAGAGGACCCGCCAGAGAAAGACCCTCTGCATTTTGCCTTGATTGCCGACGGCGGGATGAATACCTACCCTCACACTGATAGCCATGGGTATTCGACCTTTCTCACTGTCCAAGAGGGTGAGCTAATTTTTGGCTGGCTCTCGGGCCCTGACGATGAT ACTTGGAATGAATGGGCCCGAAACCCCCGGTATTTTGGCGGTGGAAGATGGTGTTTTGTTGTTATGAAGCCTGGGGACAGCGTATACCTTCCCTCTGGCACACCACACTACGTTGTTCGGAGGAAGGGAACCCAGACCTTCATCTTGGGTGGTCACGTCCTCCAGTGGTCTAACCTGCATGGTTGGGCCTCATTATTGCGCAGACAGATTGACAATCCAACAACGACGAACGAACACATGGCATCGGAAACGGTGAGGAGGTATGTTGAAATCGCAGGTGGCTTGGTCGCAGAAGCCATGAAGTCTGGGGACGATCGGCTCGAGTATCTCGGGGGAATTGAGGCGGCGGAACAGACGCGCCAGGTGCTTAAG GATCTCCAAGAGATGATCGAGAATAAGAAGACACAGACAGAAACATGA
- a CDS encoding HET domain-containing protein: protein MHGIPNSISNSSTTFGFCNQGVGRCIDQLSLSAAFIQTLLSIFNIPHLSADCLPSCSPRGPTPLKRKFGTVEPASPTPAVKKIATFIDGAYSKDPETKTPKLKQFVDRATNRYNYDSCPLPEHHLRILFLKPSEERNDLIIVELQAWPIAKLIARPDDFQFTALSYNWGVGKEDKEIFVDMTPDSLPPVKLRMDDLSAAWKRRMKPIWVKPNLHAFLKEFRHPKKEVALWVDRVCINQANNKEKADQVSKMGIIYSTAANVAIWLGTPDEEGRSDRAMDFIGSMLKQDVEQKLKGESAQNDDAMQWSDLLSLMRRRWFSRRWIIQELALAKNAEVRCGSKRVHWRDFSDAVSIFELHFDLILKIIKGRSDLEQSLQGIKDMKPFGARILVDVLSNTFQRHANGTIYTPRQGLESLISSLATFETSDPRDTIYTLLNLAKETFNLPSADLVRKKKRYKKNEENPPPTPDYSKNLLEVYANFMEWCIKESGSLDILCRHWALPEVTKKPDKFYPELVELPSWITTVRKSAYGSQQEGFGGRKTGDSFVGSPESRCYNASLNLAPKIQWGRDQEVPRTESPNQGVARAALPSSQTPRPQEGLGCVLIVKGLCLGKVSGRHQMHEGIIPKKVLEALGHDCAQPKLQRVPDAVWRTLVADRGPDGKAPPAWYHRACMMCLVADTSIGNIDTNHILQQKSTTKMQADYLKRVQAVCWNRTFIECSRPEDGDGRSGDSKLFGIAPLDVEPDDFVCILHGCSVPCILRKAGSDTQKSADPRVFHQLVGEAFILGQMDGEAIMGLSEENLNSSSDDFHLV, encoded by the exons ATGCATGGCAT CCCAAATTCCATTTCCAATTCGTCCACGACATTCGGTTTCTGCAACCAGGGTGTCGGTCGCTGCATAGATCAGTTATCCTTGAGTGCTGCATTCATCCAGACCCTTCTGTCCATATTTAACATCCCTCACCTTTCCGCCGACTGCCTTCCATCATGTTCGCCACGGGGACCTACACCCTTAAAGAGAAAATTCGGAACTGTTGAACCTGCATCCCCTACCCCGGCTGTCAAGAAGATCGCCACGTTCATCGACGGGGCCTACAGCAAAGACCCAGAAACGAAGACACCCAAGCTCAAGCAGTTTGTAGATAGAGCAACTAACAGATACAACTATGACAGTTGTCCCTTGCCGGAACATCATCTTCGCATTCTCTTCCTAAAGCCCAGCGAAGAGCGGAACGACCTCATCATTGTCGAGCTTCAAGCATGGCCTATCGCAAAGCTTATAGCAAGACCAGATGACTTTCAGTTCACGGCCCTTTCCTACAATTGGGGAGTTGGGAAGGAAGACAAGGAAATCTTCGTGGACATGACCCCCGACAGCTTGCCGCCGGTGAAGTTGAGAATGGACGACTTGTCAGCAGCTTGGAAGCGGCGCATGAAGCCAATCTGGGTGAAACCTAACCTGCATGCTTTTCTCAAAGAATTTCGACAtcccaagaaggaggtcgCTCTCTGGGTTGACAGGGTCTGTATCAACCAGGCCaacaacaaggagaaggcagATCAGGTGTCCAAAATGGGTATCATCTACTCCACTGCTGCCAATGTCGCCATCTGGTTGGGGACGCCGGACGAGGAAGGAAGATCCGACCGAGCAATGGACTTCATTGGTTCTATGTTGAAGCAAGATGTTGAacagaagctcaagggcgaGAGCGCGCAGAACGACGATGCTATGCAATGGTCAGACTTGCTATCACTCATGCGCCGTCGATGGTTCTCACGTCGCTGGATCATCCAAGAGCTTGCCCTGGCGAAGAACGCAGAAGTTCGCTGTGGCTCTAAGAGAGTTCACTGGCGAGACTTTTCCGACGCCGTCAGCATTTTCGAGCTTCACTTTGATCTTAttctcaagatcatcaagggaAGATCTGATCTAGAGCAGTCGCTTCAAGGGATCAAGGATATGAAACCGTTTGGGGCTCGAATTCTCGTCGATGTCCTATCCAACACGTTTCAGCGACACGCAAACGGTACCATATACACCCCGCGGCAAGGCCTAGAAAGCCTCATCTCCTCTTTGGCTACCTTTGAGACATCGGATCCTCGAGACACCATCTACACGCTACTTAATCTCGCCAAGGAAACGTTCAACTTGCCTTCGGCAGATCTCgtcaggaagaagaagaggtacAAGAAAAATGAGGAAAACCCCCCTCCAACCCCTGACTATTCCAAGAACCTACTCGAAGTATACGCAAATTTCATGGAATGGTGTATCAAGGAGAGCGGTTCACTGGATATTCTATGTCGCCACTGGGCTCTTCCGGAAGTCACAAAGAAACCGGATAAATTCTACCCCGAGTTGGTAGAATTGCCGTCATGGATCACGACAGTTCGCAAATCGGCCTATGGATCTCAGCAAGAGGGCTTTGGTGGACGGAAGACGGGAGACAGCTTTGTGGGTTCGCCGGAGAGCCGATGTTACAATGCGTCACTGAATCTGGCCCCAAAGATTCAATGGGGGAGAGATCAAGAAGTACCGCGGACGGAGTCGCCAAACCAAGGTGTTGCCAGAGCGGCCCTGCCTTCGAGCCAAACACCGCGGCCACAAGAAGGCCTAGGCTGTGTCCTAATCGTCAAGGGGTTATGCCTCGGGAAGGTCTCCGGGCGACATCAAATGCATGAGGGGATCATTCCAAAGAAGGTCTTGGAGGCACTGGGTCATGATTGTGCTCAACCTAAGTTGCAAAGAGTCCCAGATGCCGTGTGGCGAACTTTGGTTGCAGACCGTGGCCCTGACGGTAAAGCACCGCCTGCATGGTATCACAGGGCGTGCATGATGTGCCTCGTAGCCGACACCAGTATTGGCAATATCGATACTAATCACATCCTTCAGCAGAAAAGCACAACTAAGATGCAGGCAGACTACTTGAAGCGGGTCCAAGCAGTGTGTTGGAATAGGACGTTCATCGAATGCAGTCGGcctgaggatggcgatgggagGTCTGGGGATAGTAAGCTTTTTGGAATTGCGCCTTTGGACGTCGAACCAGACGACTTTGTCTGTATTCTTCACGGATGCTCCGTTCCATGTATCCTTCGGAAAGCTGGGAGTGATACCCAAAAGTCTGCTGACCCCAGAGTCTTCCATCAGCTGGTTGGAGAAGCATTCATTCTTGGACAGATGGATGGGGAGGCCATCATGGGGCTTTCAGAGGAGAATCTCAACAGTAGTAGTGATGACTTTCATTTGGTGTAG